A genome region from Nocardia sp. NBC_00565 includes the following:
- a CDS encoding DUF3152 domain-containing protein: MEGPQLDKNGLELYDPLGLYEPPVDRSYQPLRAQWDPTAVDENHSRAPRPEREAKKQSAIGRFVSTYGWRAYALPVLFVITVLVIVDAVRSGTDPAKMAGGAPGFGRLSPRAASAGIIGAPPGDGHFPTNLPTGALPDGGLFTETGTGTWHVVPGTTGPVGTGAEFHFKYTVEIEDGVDTSGFGGDESVAKLVDSTLGNPKSWAHDTKFAFRRIDKGEPDFRISLASRESSRKACGFDIPIDSSCFNADLRRVVLSEVRWVRGALAFEGDIGSYRQYQVNHEVGHAIGYHQHQPCETDGGLAPVMMQQTFGTRNNDIAALDPDGVVPMDGKRCRFNPWPYPRG; this comes from the coding sequence GTGGAAGGGCCGCAGCTGGATAAGAACGGCCTCGAGCTCTATGACCCACTCGGCCTGTACGAACCACCGGTGGATCGCTCCTATCAGCCGTTGCGGGCCCAGTGGGATCCCACCGCCGTCGATGAGAATCATTCGCGCGCACCGAGACCCGAGCGCGAGGCCAAGAAACAGAGTGCGATCGGTCGCTTCGTCTCGACCTATGGTTGGCGCGCCTACGCCTTACCCGTGCTGTTCGTGATCACCGTGCTGGTGATCGTGGACGCGGTGCGCAGTGGCACCGATCCCGCGAAGATGGCCGGCGGGGCGCCGGGATTCGGGCGACTGAGTCCGCGCGCGGCGTCCGCGGGCATCATCGGCGCACCGCCCGGCGACGGTCACTTCCCGACGAATCTGCCGACCGGCGCGCTGCCCGACGGCGGACTGTTCACCGAAACCGGTACGGGCACATGGCATGTGGTGCCCGGGACCACCGGACCGGTGGGCACCGGTGCGGAGTTCCATTTCAAGTACACCGTCGAAATCGAGGACGGCGTCGACACTTCCGGATTCGGCGGGGACGAATCCGTGGCCAAGCTGGTCGACAGCACGTTGGGCAATCCCAAGAGCTGGGCGCACGACACCAAATTCGCCTTCCGGCGCATCGACAAGGGGGAGCCCGACTTCCGCATCTCCCTCGCCTCCCGCGAATCCTCGCGCAAGGCATGCGGTTTCGATATTCCGATCGACTCCTCCTGCTTCAACGCCGACCTACGCCGGGTGGTGCTCTCCGAGGTGCGCTGGGTGCGCGGCGCGCTGGCCTTCGAGGGCGATATCGGCTCCTACCGGCAGTACCAGGTCAACCACGAGGTCGGCCATGCGATCGGCTACCACCAGCATCAGCCGTGTGAGACCGACGGCGGACTCGCGCCGGTGATGATGCAGCAGACCTTCGGCACCAGGAACAACGACATCGCCGCGCTCGATCCGGACGGGGTGGTCCCGATGGACGGCAAGCGCTGTCGCTTCAATCCCTGGCCTTATCCACGCGGATGA
- a CDS encoding TetR/AcrR family transcriptional regulator, with protein MTDLVDRMTSRRSSSDAVAPTKRGTRLPRDERRQQLLAAASEIFVQRGYHAAGMDEISQCAGVSKPVLYQHFASKLELYLAVLQNYVDMLVSSVRQALRSTTDNRQRVRAAVQAYFDFVDNEMQGFRLVFESDLISEPQVQRRVEQATEACVDAVFDLVAHDSGLDPYRARILAVGLVGTSQFTARYWLEADRPIPKEEAVDTTVSLAWGGLSHVPLHPIN; from the coding sequence ATGACTGACCTCGTGGACCGGATGACGTCCCGCAGATCGTCGTCCGATGCCGTGGCGCCGACCAAGCGCGGTACCAGGCTTCCGCGCGACGAGCGTCGTCAACAACTACTCGCGGCGGCCAGCGAGATATTCGTGCAGCGTGGCTACCACGCCGCGGGGATGGACGAGATCTCGCAATGTGCCGGCGTCAGCAAGCCGGTGCTCTATCAACACTTCGCCAGCAAGCTCGAGCTGTACCTGGCGGTACTGCAGAACTACGTCGACATGCTGGTGTCGAGCGTGCGCCAGGCGCTGCGCTCGACAACCGACAACCGACAGCGCGTGCGCGCCGCCGTGCAGGCCTATTTCGACTTCGTCGACAACGAAATGCAGGGCTTCCGACTGGTTTTCGAATCCGACCTGATCAGTGAGCCGCAGGTGCAGCGCCGGGTCGAGCAGGCCACCGAGGCCTGTGTGGACGCGGTCTTCGACCTGGTCGCGCACGACTCCGGTTTGGACCCCTACCGCGCCAGGATCCTCGCGGTCGGGTTGGTCGGCACCAGCCAGTTCACCGCGCGCTACTGGCTCGAGGCGGATCGGCCGATTCCGAAGGAGGAGGCGGTCGATACGACCGTCTCGTTGGCGTGGGGCGGTCTGTCGCACGTGCCGCTGCACCCCATCAACTGA
- a CDS encoding DUF3107 domain-containing protein, producing the protein MEVKIGISDSPRELVINSGQTPEEVEALVSGALSGEGGVVALTDEKGRKFLIQASKVAYVEIGAATGGRVGFAAV; encoded by the coding sequence GTGGAGGTCAAGATCGGTATTTCGGATAGCCCGCGCGAGCTCGTGATCAACAGCGGGCAGACCCCGGAAGAGGTCGAGGCGCTGGTGTCCGGTGCGCTGAGCGGCGAGGGCGGCGTCGTCGCGCTCACCGACGAGAAGGGCCGCAAGTTCCTGATCCAGGCCTCGAAGGTCGCCTACGTCGAGATCGGCGCCGCCACCGGCGGTCGCGTCGGCTTCGCCGCGGTCTGA
- a CDS encoding YceI family protein, whose product MTSSAESTTATSLTPGSWALDAAHSQVEFTVRHLGISKVRGRFNKFETEFVVDDAGLATLGATIYLDSFDTGNPDRDNHVRTADFLDVANRPTLSFRAVEPVQVTESFEVEGEATLGGITKPVTLDVEWGGVQVFAGTGDRHAGFSATGSIKRTDFGVGGPLPGMLSDTVKVELEIQLIEPK is encoded by the coding sequence ATGACATCTTCTGCTGAGTCCACCACCGCTACGTCACTTACCCCGGGTTCCTGGGCACTCGATGCCGCGCACTCGCAGGTCGAGTTCACGGTTCGCCACCTCGGTATCTCCAAGGTCCGGGGTCGCTTCAACAAGTTCGAGACCGAATTCGTCGTCGACGACGCCGGACTCGCCACCCTCGGCGCCACCATCTACCTCGATTCCTTCGATACCGGCAATCCGGATCGGGACAACCACGTCCGCACCGCCGACTTCCTCGATGTCGCCAACCGGCCCACCCTGTCCTTCCGTGCCGTCGAGCCGGTCCAGGTCACCGAATCGTTCGAGGTCGAGGGCGAGGCCACGCTAGGCGGGATCACCAAGCCGGTGACCCTCGACGTGGAGTGGGGCGGTGTCCAGGTCTTCGCCGGGACCGGCGACCGGCACGCGGGCTTCTCCGCGACCGGCAGCATCAAGCGCACCGACTTCGGCGTCGGCGGCCCGCTGCCCGGCATGCTCAGCGATACGGTCAAGGTCGAGCTCGAAATCCAGCTGATCGAGCCCAAGTAG
- a CDS encoding helix-turn-helix transcriptional regulator, whose amino-acid sequence MAPNPFAEYLVARRAQLRPADVGLPEGGRRRTPGLRREEVAVRAGVSADYLARLEQGRDTNPSAAVIDALAQALLIEGKDRNHFGWLAVTTTNESRCPTTESVEEHPTPAIETILRALHPTPAFVIGRRLNVLGWNPAWADIVKPLGLLDNPEAVNLAWFTFTHPRATQVLRNWDEMANSFSAALRSATMRWPGEDRLLELIAALREHPEFESRWQPQHIDELVAGTMRLDHPEHGHLDIPFETLNADRDQGIVVWLTEQAQAQSPGLRLVRAVNE is encoded by the coding sequence ATGGCACCGAACCCCTTTGCGGAATACCTCGTCGCACGCCGCGCCCAACTGCGGCCCGCCGACGTCGGTCTGCCCGAGGGCGGCCGCCGCCGGACCCCGGGTCTGCGCCGCGAAGAGGTCGCCGTGCGTGCCGGCGTGAGCGCCGACTATCTGGCCCGGCTGGAGCAGGGCCGCGACACCAACCCGTCAGCGGCGGTCATCGACGCGCTCGCGCAGGCACTGCTGATCGAGGGCAAGGACCGCAACCACTTCGGCTGGCTCGCCGTCACCACGACCAACGAATCTCGCTGCCCCACCACCGAATCCGTCGAGGAGCACCCGACGCCCGCGATCGAGACCATCCTGCGCGCACTGCATCCCACCCCGGCGTTCGTGATCGGGCGACGACTGAATGTGCTCGGCTGGAATCCAGCGTGGGCGGATATCGTGAAACCCCTTGGGCTGCTCGATAATCCGGAGGCGGTGAATCTGGCCTGGTTCACCTTCACACATCCGCGCGCCACCCAGGTGCTGCGCAATTGGGACGAGATGGCCAACAGCTTCTCGGCCGCACTGCGCAGCGCGACCATGCGCTGGCCGGGCGAGGACCGACTACTCGAACTGATCGCCGCGCTGCGCGAACACCCCGAGTTCGAAAGCCGTTGGCAGCCACAGCATATCGACGAGCTCGTCGCTGGCACGATGCGGTTGGACCACCCCGAGCACGGCCATCTCGATATCCCGTTCGAAACCCTGAACGCCGACCGCGATCAGGGCATCGTCGTCTGGCTCACCGAGCAGGCGCAGGCACAGTCCCCAGGCCTGCGACTGGTCCGCGCCGTCAACGAGTGA
- a CDS encoding ferritin-like fold-containing protein: MGAQSSAALGVSTTDSRFAAEDSGVTDLFAVLAYGEISAFYRLAEEAKLSPTLRGRVAVAKMAAAEMRHFETLESALAERGVDIFDAMAPFVRALDAYHDSTDPSTWLESMVKFYVGDGIAADFYTEIAGALTPEVTAVVRDVLAETSHSEFVVEEVRRAVATSRSERDRLTLWGRRLLGEAITQAQYVMAQRDELTDLVLTATGDLNGIAALFERMQASHAERMAVLGI, encoded by the coding sequence ATGGGAGCACAGTCATCCGCAGCACTAGGAGTTTCGACGACCGACTCGCGGTTCGCCGCCGAGGATTCCGGCGTGACCGACCTGTTCGCGGTGCTCGCCTACGGTGAGATCTCCGCGTTCTACCGGCTGGCCGAGGAGGCGAAGCTGTCCCCGACGCTGCGCGGCAGGGTGGCTGTCGCGAAGATGGCCGCCGCCGAGATGCGGCACTTCGAAACCCTGGAGTCCGCGCTCGCCGAACGCGGTGTGGACATCTTCGATGCGATGGCACCGTTCGTGCGCGCCCTGGATGCCTACCACGATTCCACCGACCCCTCGACCTGGCTCGAGTCGATGGTGAAGTTCTACGTCGGCGACGGCATCGCCGCCGATTTCTACACCGAGATCGCGGGTGCGCTGACTCCCGAAGTCACCGCCGTGGTCCGGGATGTGCTCGCCGAGACCAGCCACTCGGAATTCGTGGTGGAGGAAGTGCGCCGGGCGGTCGCGACCAGCCGCTCCGAGCGTGACCGGCTCACCCTCTGGGGGCGGCGGCTGCTCGGTGAGGCGATCACCCAGGCGCAGTACGTGATGGCCCAGCGCGACGAACTCACCGATCTGGTGCTCACCGCGACCGGTGACCTGAACGGCATCGCCGCGCTGTTCGAGCGCATGCAGGCCAGCCATGCCGAGCGCATGGCCGTGCTCGGTATCTGA
- a CDS encoding alpha/beta hydrolase, with translation MSFTDTVTTAARNAWALTFGQGVETPDPAPSTVLWDEPHRQLRRFEGAESADAAMDSAVLLVPPLAAPTSCFDLRPDQSLARFLLETGRSPYVVDYGEITFADRRMGFETWIDDILPEAILRTCADRDGRPVDLVGWSIGGTLALLTAAAHAELPIRSITAVGSPLDYDKMTGIPQVRAVAKLTGGIATSTAVRAAGGIPAPLTRIAYRVTAWDRELTRPWFVASNIARTESLAKMESIDRFMAEMPGYPGRFYGQLWGRLILNNDIGRGVVQLGRRRIELAEVTAPVLLVGGPTDVITPAAAVEAGIGTLTGARSVRYETAPGSHLGILTGDTARDTTWTYLDKFLSELA, from the coding sequence GTGAGTTTCACCGACACCGTCACCACCGCCGCGCGCAATGCCTGGGCGCTGACCTTCGGCCAAGGCGTCGAGACACCGGATCCCGCCCCGTCGACGGTGCTCTGGGACGAACCGCATCGGCAGCTGCGCCGCTTCGAGGGCGCCGAATCCGCCGACGCCGCAATGGATTCGGCGGTACTGCTGGTGCCGCCGCTGGCCGCGCCGACCAGCTGCTTCGACCTGCGGCCGGACCAGAGCCTGGCCCGGTTTCTGCTCGAGACGGGCCGCTCGCCCTATGTCGTCGACTACGGCGAGATCACCTTCGCCGACCGGCGGATGGGTTTCGAGACCTGGATCGACGACATCCTGCCCGAGGCGATCCTGCGCACCTGCGCCGATCGTGACGGTCGGCCCGTCGATCTGGTCGGCTGGTCCATCGGCGGTACCTTGGCGCTGCTGACCGCGGCCGCGCACGCTGAACTGCCGATCCGCTCCATCACCGCGGTCGGCTCGCCGCTGGACTACGACAAGATGACCGGCATCCCGCAGGTGCGCGCGGTCGCCAAGCTGACCGGCGGCATCGCGACCTCGACCGCGGTGCGCGCGGCGGGCGGCATTCCGGCGCCGCTGACCAGGATCGCCTACCGGGTCACCGCATGGGACCGCGAACTCACCCGCCCCTGGTTCGTCGCGAGCAATATCGCCCGCACCGAAAGCCTGGCCAAGATGGAGTCCATCGACCGTTTCATGGCCGAGATGCCCGGCTATCCCGGCCGTTTCTACGGCCAGCTGTGGGGCCGGCTGATCCTGAACAACGACATCGGCCGCGGCGTCGTCCAACTGGGCAGGCGCCGGATCGAGCTGGCCGAGGTGACCGCGCCGGTGCTGCTGGTCGGCGGGCCCACCGATGTCATCACGCCGGCCGCCGCCGTCGAGGCGGGCATCGGCACCCTCACCGGCGCGCGGTCGGTGCGTTACGAAACCGCCCCCGGCAGCCACCTCGGCATACTCACCGGCGACACCGCCAGGGACACCACGTGGACCTATCTCGACAAGTTCCTGTCCGAGTTGGCCTGA
- a CDS encoding helix-turn-helix domain-containing protein encodes MAIHLARRIWTTLEPLHDVVYFGAGVKEAGVALGLRGFWQTYFAFRAAPMGAVSAGTVSATFAGFHPATVGKAVGETGAGERGAADQPGRHGAELSRVRSVRTGVACYRR; translated from the coding sequence ATGGCAATTCATCTGGCGCGTCGAATCTGGACCACCCTCGAACCGCTGCATGATGTGGTGTATTTCGGCGCGGGTGTCAAGGAGGCCGGAGTGGCGCTCGGACTGCGCGGATTCTGGCAGACCTACTTCGCGTTCCGGGCCGCTCCGATGGGCGCGGTGAGCGCGGGCACCGTGTCGGCGACCTTCGCCGGATTCCACCCCGCGACGGTAGGCAAGGCGGTTGGTGAAACGGGTGCAGGAGAGCGTGGTGCCGCCGATCAACCCGGTCGGCATGGGGCAGAGCTGAGCCGTGTCCGATCGGTCCGAACCGGAGTTGCCTGTTACCGTCGGTAA